A stretch of the Actinoalloteichus fjordicus genome encodes the following:
- the ffh gene encoding signal recognition particle protein, translated as MFDTLSDRLTSVLKNLRGKGRLSDADIDATCREIRIALLEADVALPVVRAFIAQIKERAKGAEVSQALNPAQQVVKIVDEELVGILGGETRRLNLAKNPPSVILLAGLQGAGKTTLAGKLAKWLRGQGHTPLLVACDLQRPNAVTQLQVVGERAGVPVFAPEPGNGVGDPVEVARQSIAEAERSQYDIVLVDTAGRLGVDEELMRQASNIRDAVTPDEILFVLDAMVGQDAVNTAEAFRDGVGFTGVVLTKLDGDARGGAALSVRHVTGQPILFASNGEKLEDFDVFHPDRMASRILGMGDVLSLIEQAEQHFDQEQAEKAAQKIGSGELTLEDFLEQMLAIRKMGPIANLLGMLPGAGQMKDQLADFDEKSLDRMQAIIRGMTPAERADPKMINASRRLRISRGSGVAVSDVNDLVTRFFDARKMMQQMAGRFGMPGVGGGGSGRKGKGKKGKKGKGRGPTPPKVRGGMPGFPGGFPGGMPGGFPGGPQGGGTPQIPPGLAGMDQLPPGFDPSRLTFGDNKKKKK; from the coding sequence GTGTTCGACACTCTCTCCGATCGTCTCACCTCGGTTCTGAAGAACCTGCGGGGCAAGGGACGACTGTCCGACGCCGACATCGACGCGACCTGCCGCGAGATCCGGATCGCACTGCTGGAGGCCGACGTCGCGCTTCCGGTGGTCAGGGCGTTCATCGCCCAGATCAAGGAACGCGCCAAGGGCGCCGAGGTCTCCCAGGCGCTGAACCCGGCCCAGCAGGTCGTCAAGATCGTCGACGAAGAGCTGGTGGGCATCCTCGGCGGGGAGACCCGCCGGCTGAACCTGGCGAAGAACCCGCCGTCGGTGATCCTGCTCGCGGGCCTCCAGGGCGCGGGAAAGACGACTCTGGCGGGCAAGCTCGCCAAGTGGCTGCGCGGCCAGGGACACACGCCGCTGCTGGTGGCCTGTGACCTCCAGCGCCCGAACGCGGTCACCCAGCTGCAGGTGGTCGGTGAACGGGCGGGCGTCCCGGTGTTCGCTCCGGAGCCGGGCAACGGCGTGGGTGACCCGGTCGAGGTGGCCAGGCAGTCGATCGCGGAGGCCGAGCGGTCCCAGTACGACATCGTGCTGGTGGACACCGCCGGTCGTCTCGGCGTCGACGAGGAGTTGATGCGGCAGGCTTCGAACATCCGTGACGCCGTCACGCCGGACGAGATCCTCTTCGTCCTGGACGCGATGGTCGGTCAGGACGCGGTGAACACCGCCGAGGCGTTCCGGGACGGCGTCGGCTTCACCGGCGTGGTGCTGACCAAGCTCGACGGTGATGCCCGAGGCGGCGCCGCGCTGTCCGTTCGGCACGTCACCGGCCAGCCCATCCTCTTCGCCTCCAACGGGGAGAAGCTGGAGGACTTCGACGTCTTCCACCCCGACCGGATGGCCAGCCGGATCCTCGGCATGGGCGACGTCCTCAGCCTGATCGAACAGGCCGAGCAGCACTTCGACCAGGAACAGGCGGAGAAGGCGGCCCAGAAGATCGGCTCCGGCGAGCTGACGCTGGAGGACTTCCTGGAGCAGATGCTCGCCATCCGCAAGATGGGCCCGATCGCCAACCTGCTCGGGATGCTGCCGGGCGCGGGGCAGATGAAGGACCAGCTCGCGGACTTCGACGAGAAGAGCCTCGACCGGATGCAGGCCATCATCCGAGGCATGACGCCTGCGGAGCGCGCCGATCCGAAGATGATCAATGCGTCGCGGCGACTGCGGATCTCTCGCGGCTCTGGTGTCGCGGTCAGCGACGTCAACGACCTGGTCACCCGCTTCTTCGACGCCCGCAAGATGATGCAGCAGATGGCAGGCCGGTTCGGCATGCCAGGGGTGGGCGGCGGCGGCAGCGGCCGCAAGGGCAAGGGTAAGAAGGGCAAGAAGGGCAAGGGGCGCGGCCCGACGCCGCCCAAGGTGCGGGGCGGGATGCCCGGCTTCCCGGGCGGTTTCCCCGGTGGGATGCCCGGCGGCTTTCCCGGCGGCCCGCAGGGTGGTGGCACCCCGCAGATCCCGCCGGGCCTGGCAGGCATGGACCAGCTGCCGCCCGGCTTCGACCCGAGCAGGCTGACCTTCGGCGACAACAAAAAGAAGAAGAAGTGA
- the trmD gene encoding tRNA (guanosine(37)-N1)-methyltransferase TrmD, with amino-acid sequence MRIDVITIFPEYLAPLRAALLGKAVDRGLIEFGVHDLRDWTHDVHRAVDDSPYGGGPGMVMKPQVWGPALTEVCAPRPEHEGPPTLIVPTPAGRRFDQRTAEELAECPWLVFACGRYEGIDERVVEDAAERMPVRELSIGDYVLVGGEVAVLTMVEAVSRLLPGVLGNPASAQEDSFSDGLLEGPSYTRPEVWQDRPVPEVLRSGNHAAIRRWRRDQSIIRTYHRRPDLLAALGDDALDKHDHRLLAALRESEASSARPDGSAGPIS; translated from the coding sequence GTGCGGATCGACGTCATCACCATCTTCCCGGAGTACCTCGCCCCGTTGCGGGCCGCGCTGCTCGGTAAGGCGGTCGACCGCGGCCTGATCGAGTTCGGGGTGCACGACCTGCGGGACTGGACGCACGACGTGCATCGCGCCGTGGACGACAGCCCCTACGGCGGAGGCCCGGGCATGGTGATGAAGCCGCAGGTCTGGGGTCCGGCGCTGACCGAGGTCTGTGCGCCTCGTCCCGAGCACGAGGGTCCGCCGACCCTGATCGTCCCCACACCTGCCGGCCGCCGTTTCGATCAGCGCACGGCCGAGGAGCTGGCCGAGTGCCCGTGGCTCGTCTTCGCCTGTGGTCGGTACGAGGGCATCGACGAGCGGGTGGTGGAGGACGCCGCCGAACGGATGCCGGTGCGTGAGCTCTCCATCGGCGACTATGTGCTGGTCGGCGGGGAGGTCGCGGTGCTGACCATGGTGGAGGCGGTGAGCAGGCTGCTGCCGGGCGTGCTCGGCAACCCGGCCTCGGCGCAGGAGGACTCGTTCTCCGACGGCCTGCTGGAGGGGCCCTCCTACACGCGACCGGAGGTGTGGCAGGACCGGCCCGTGCCGGAGGTGCTGCGCTCGGGCAACCATGCGGCCATCCGGAGATGGCGCCGCGACCAGTCCATCATCCGCACCTATCACCGCAGGCCGGACCTGCTGGCTGCGCTGGGTGACGATGCACTCGACAAACACGACCACCGACTGCTGGCCGCCCTCCGCGAGTCGGAGGCGAGCAGCGCCCGGCCCGACGGTTCCGCCGGCCCGATTTCATGA
- a CDS encoding CPBP family intramembrane glutamic endopeptidase gives MGEELPRSTDDPDDSPQAERAPDADDGPDDRAVPDGTPEPEATPETASGTDSGARGPSGAAVPGDGQDVSGETVVGTGQAGAGVSTPASGQQGMPHRAAADPAEDRPAPPGARPPGPTPMPTFSGGGPGAAQGWAPGHPVAVVPGTPPGAPSFTAPPPYQPTPVAQTYHAQPPGAPGHGMPGAGFGPPGGGVPAAGPPSWASYPRQMGGVQDGYDPRLHSRYWEAQLEASARSSLHWGFLAFFLGWGGYYLTGMLLSVVMAGRFENFDQLDPPPLGPLLLLSLLPNLFLGLGPAVLSWWKGSGLRRDFGILPKWRDVWVGLSCGGAGLLGAFIVALMVMGSAGESGDDSAISGMGALFEGQAVWVFCLALFMFIGAPLTEELLVRGALWGALEHFKVPRYAILLLTTFVFALIHEEPMRTPILLVGGLAMGIARMITGRVSAAIIAHATYNFLPALIFYTQFS, from the coding sequence GTGGGCGAGGAACTTCCCAGGAGCACCGACGACCCCGACGACAGCCCGCAGGCTGAGCGTGCGCCCGACGCGGACGACGGGCCCGACGACCGGGCCGTGCCCGACGGGACGCCGGAACCCGAGGCGACGCCGGAGACCGCGTCCGGTACCGACTCGGGCGCTCGCGGCCCGAGCGGAGCTGCGGTGCCTGGTGACGGGCAGGACGTCTCGGGCGAGACCGTCGTCGGGACCGGGCAGGCCGGGGCAGGCGTGTCTACCCCGGCGAGTGGGCAGCAGGGCATGCCCCACCGGGCTGCCGCCGATCCCGCCGAGGATCGGCCCGCACCACCAGGTGCCCGCCCGCCTGGTCCGACGCCGATGCCGACCTTCTCCGGCGGCGGGCCCGGCGCTGCGCAGGGCTGGGCCCCCGGCCATCCGGTGGCCGTCGTTCCCGGCACGCCGCCGGGTGCGCCGTCCTTCACCGCTCCGCCGCCCTACCAGCCGACTCCCGTTGCGCAGACCTACCACGCGCAGCCCCCCGGCGCTCCGGGCCACGGGATGCCAGGAGCGGGCTTCGGCCCACCGGGCGGCGGCGTGCCTGCGGCGGGGCCCCCGTCCTGGGCGAGCTACCCGAGGCAGATGGGCGGCGTCCAGGACGGCTACGACCCCAGGCTGCACTCCCGATACTGGGAGGCCCAGCTGGAGGCGAGTGCCCGGAGCAGCCTGCACTGGGGCTTTCTGGCCTTCTTCCTCGGCTGGGGCGGCTACTACCTGACCGGCATGCTGCTGTCGGTCGTCATGGCGGGCCGGTTCGAGAACTTCGATCAGCTCGACCCGCCGCCGCTCGGCCCGCTGCTGCTTCTCTCCCTGCTGCCCAACCTGTTCCTCGGGCTCGGGCCTGCCGTGCTGTCGTGGTGGAAGGGCAGCGGACTGCGCAGGGACTTCGGCATCCTGCCGAAGTGGCGGGACGTGTGGGTCGGGCTGTCCTGTGGTGGTGCGGGCCTGCTCGGTGCATTCATCGTGGCGTTGATGGTGATGGGCAGCGCGGGCGAGAGCGGCGATGACAGTGCCATCAGCGGGATGGGCGCATTGTTCGAAGGCCAGGCGGTCTGGGTCTTCTGCCTCGCCTTGTTCATGTTCATCGGCGCGCCGCTCACCGAGGAACTACTGGTCCGGGGTGCACTCTGGGGTGCGCTGGAACATTTCAAGGTGCCCCGTTACGCGATTCTCCTGCTGACCACTTTCGTGTTCGCCCTGATTCACGAGGAGCCGATGCGAACCCCGATCCTTCTGGTCGGCGGGTTGGCCATGGGGATTGCTCGGATGATCACCGGCCGGGTCTCCGCCGCGATCATCGCGCATGCGACCTATAACTTCCTGCCAGCGTTGATCTTCTACACGCAGTTCTCCTGA
- a CDS encoding type II CAAX endopeptidase family protein, which yields MSKPEKSRQRSSGHAEIEDTDFTGTIPPRSVEKGDRSAQTASAVDPSPKPTAVHRWGFGVFFLSQLVFLLSSVFVVAPFGDTASDPSLRPAVLLIGLIVPTVLSATVVVVATLIRGNGPRADLGLRWSWADVRTGLGLGAVGIVLTLGASRLWTNWVGEDQATSAVGSLLDDLRLPPVLAVLIFLHLLVLAPLCEELVFRGALWGAMDRLRWSRWTAFGVTTALFAVAHLEPARTPLLLVIGIPIGLARLFTGRLLAAVVAHQVNNLLPALGVLLLALGVIPT from the coding sequence GTGAGCAAACCCGAGAAGTCGCGACAGCGGAGTAGTGGACACGCGGAAATCGAGGACACGGACTTCACCGGGACCATACCGCCGAGAAGCGTCGAGAAAGGCGACCGATCGGCGCAGACGGCGTCCGCCGTCGACCCGTCGCCGAAGCCGACCGCGGTGCACCGCTGGGGCTTCGGTGTCTTCTTTCTCTCCCAGCTGGTCTTCCTGCTCTCCTCGGTCTTCGTGGTGGCCCCCTTCGGCGACACCGCGAGCGATCCCTCGCTGCGGCCTGCCGTGCTGTTGATCGGGCTGATCGTCCCTACAGTGCTCTCGGCGACGGTGGTCGTGGTGGCGACGCTGATCCGAGGCAACGGTCCTCGGGCCGATCTCGGGCTGCGCTGGTCGTGGGCCGACGTGCGCACGGGGCTCGGGCTCGGTGCGGTCGGCATCGTGCTCACGCTGGGCGCCTCCCGCCTCTGGACGAACTGGGTGGGGGAGGACCAGGCGACCTCCGCAGTGGGCTCGTTGTTGGACGATCTGCGGCTGCCGCCCGTGCTGGCCGTGCTGATCTTCCTGCATCTGCTCGTGCTCGCACCGCTGTGCGAGGAGCTGGTGTTCCGAGGCGCGCTGTGGGGTGCGATGGACCGGCTGCGCTGGAGCCGGTGGACGGCCTTCGGCGTCACCACGGCCCTGTTCGCCGTCGCGCATCTCGAACCGGCCCGCACTCCGCTGCTGCTGGTCATCGGCATCCCGATCGGTCTCGCCCGGCTGTTCACCGGACGGCTCCTCGCGGCCGTCGTCGCCCACCAGGTGAACAACCTGCTGCCCGCTCTGGGCGTCCTGCTGCTGGCCCTCGGCGTCATCCCGACCTGA
- a CDS encoding DUF4132 domain-containing protein has translation MWWAATKISRHDGSVVEEWRHHIRSANEPSDAAATSVPPEWGRHIDPRRGGGWRQVRAPRRDAGAVVRLLTPPPSIRRMLAPSQRNPRGPSLSTAAHAHLAGESTPASAAVLAAATAFDLGESAGLACLADAWVETEGLVFAARAVAELNGFWARPWRAEWRQPLRLVLTGDGGAAFSPSCEPITRRVRALLAVAPAQVYADATTALTEYRSTLAGRVVSSFLVPTRQDWVAADCAEKGLSKKAVDALIRSVSTAAQLTTVLGAAVRGDSPLRRPEVLCTAADGMGSALTPFLRELLERSDLPAGRQPMSEMLAWFATEESIAALLPLLGDAPVPGLVRTALRRIPAAGLRLLAAASAKDSADPAGHLARRLLREHVADRPDLARTLVPQLPADHRAAVERVTKVTVSRRPNRLVEPPPRSARPWLPTPVPGLVSSVEPAMSWLPGEREDWAAEQRSANPAPWLRHDDWTAVAAAFSAGELTLEEQFRMFAEAPAEITGCLLAHWRPPLFLNHRRRLRPIVARHGLATLPLLFSAVRRRPERTAAALLPVVHPGVAASAALWLRRHPARWIGLNWLTRHPTAAADLLIVQAGGHPHPARRASAVDALRALVEVAGPQVVFDVAARHGDRADPITDSLSEEARAPRRRSEIHGWTAAEALPSVLLRDQASVLPDPVVDRLLRMLARSHSGRRDPGIAVLRARCDPTSLAEFGMALFWHSHRHGAGVPGTDWVLRAQAVLGDDETARQLGELVSRRDERAGLAIDALAELGSDAAVEQLRRIVDTTRSVVIRSRARDQLVALAARRGMTVDQALESITPDLGFAPGGVRPVEAAGRRVTVVVEQGLVPAVIDDRTEPAGQCDFGAEIGRSPAPASVDGAAGSSGRPVGRRVSPGGDDSTEHGGGASAARGAAEPPWLAALADRLAQVAEESAVLLERALRHGRTWSSAEFRRRWVEHPLLGRLAQGLVWTAQEPGRSAPAAFRIAEDGSFADVNDDTVTPAPSALIELPHPLRLGSDLHRWSALFADYEIIQPIPQLGRASYLTRPDDPTADPLPAAGGTVTEAALRRLLALSWRQGARDQQDRAATIFHPISAAHAVVVEVSPGFLAENGSSRYRLRDIRIAGPVDDPWRTVATTTIGEPADEAWSIARDDLLWLTEGATR, from the coding sequence GTGTGGTGGGCTGCGACGAAGATCAGCAGGCACGACGGCAGCGTCGTCGAAGAGTGGAGACACCACATCAGGTCCGCGAACGAGCCCTCCGATGCGGCGGCGACGTCCGTCCCGCCGGAGTGGGGCAGGCACATTGACCCGCGTCGGGGCGGCGGGTGGCGACAGGTACGGGCACCTCGCCGGGACGCGGGCGCCGTGGTGCGACTGCTCACGCCGCCGCCGAGTATTCGCCGGATGCTCGCACCGTCGCAGCGCAACCCGAGGGGCCCGTCGTTGTCTACGGCGGCGCACGCCCACTTGGCCGGGGAGTCCACGCCTGCCAGCGCGGCGGTGCTGGCCGCGGCGACCGCGTTCGACCTCGGGGAGTCTGCCGGTCTGGCCTGCCTCGCCGATGCCTGGGTGGAGACGGAGGGACTGGTCTTCGCGGCGCGGGCGGTCGCGGAGTTGAACGGGTTCTGGGCGAGGCCGTGGCGCGCCGAGTGGCGGCAGCCGCTTCGACTGGTGCTGACCGGCGACGGCGGAGCGGCGTTCAGCCCGAGCTGCGAGCCGATCACGCGTCGGGTGCGGGCGCTGCTGGCCGTGGCCCCCGCGCAGGTATATGCCGATGCGACGACGGCCTTGACCGAATATCGAAGCACTCTCGCAGGCCGGGTCGTCTCCTCGTTCCTCGTGCCGACCAGACAGGACTGGGTGGCGGCCGACTGCGCGGAGAAGGGCCTGTCCAAGAAGGCGGTCGACGCGCTGATCAGGTCCGTGTCCACGGCGGCACAGCTGACCACGGTGCTCGGCGCGGCCGTCCGAGGCGACTCGCCGCTGCGACGGCCGGAGGTCCTCTGCACCGCCGCCGACGGGATGGGGTCCGCGCTGACGCCGTTCCTGCGCGAGTTGCTGGAACGCTCTGACCTCCCGGCCGGTCGACAACCGATGTCGGAGATGCTGGCCTGGTTCGCGACCGAGGAGTCGATCGCCGCGCTCCTGCCGCTGCTCGGCGATGCTCCGGTGCCCGGCCTGGTCCGCACGGCGCTACGCCGGATACCGGCGGCGGGTCTGCGACTGCTGGCCGCAGCCTCGGCGAAGGACTCCGCCGATCCGGCGGGGCACCTTGCCCGGCGACTGTTACGCGAGCACGTCGCCGATCGACCCGACCTCGCCCGGACGCTGGTGCCCCAACTGCCCGCAGACCATCGTGCCGCCGTCGAACGTGTCACCAAGGTGACGGTGTCGCGCCGACCGAATCGGCTCGTCGAGCCGCCGCCCCGGAGCGCGAGGCCTTGGCTTCCCACTCCCGTTCCGGGCCTCGTCTCGTCGGTCGAGCCCGCGATGTCCTGGCTGCCGGGCGAACGAGAGGACTGGGCGGCGGAGCAGCGGAGCGCGAACCCGGCGCCGTGGCTGCGCCACGACGACTGGACCGCCGTCGCCGCCGCCTTCTCGGCAGGGGAGCTGACGCTCGAGGAGCAGTTCCGGATGTTCGCCGAGGCACCCGCCGAGATCACCGGCTGCCTTCTCGCCCACTGGCGACCACCGCTGTTTCTGAACCATCGCAGGCGGCTGCGGCCGATCGTCGCACGACACGGCCTGGCCACCCTGCCGCTGCTCTTCTCGGCGGTACGGCGGAGACCGGAGCGGACGGCGGCGGCGTTGCTGCCGGTCGTCCATCCCGGGGTGGCCGCGTCGGCAGCGCTGTGGCTGCGCAGACACCCTGCCCGGTGGATCGGACTGAACTGGCTGACCAGACACCCGACTGCGGCGGCGGATCTGCTGATCGTCCAGGCAGGCGGTCATCCGCACCCCGCCCGGCGAGCATCGGCCGTCGACGCGCTCCGGGCGCTGGTCGAGGTCGCAGGCCCGCAGGTGGTGTTCGACGTCGCCGCCCGGCATGGCGACCGCGCGGACCCGATCACCGACTCCCTGTCGGAGGAAGCTCGCGCACCACGCCGACGTTCGGAGATCCACGGCTGGACGGCCGCCGAGGCACTGCCGTCGGTCCTCCTGCGCGATCAGGCGAGCGTCCTGCCCGATCCGGTCGTGGACCGGCTGCTGCGGATGCTGGCTCGGTCGCACTCCGGCAGGCGAGATCCGGGCATCGCAGTCCTCCGCGCCCGGTGCGACCCGACGTCGCTCGCGGAGTTCGGCATGGCGTTGTTCTGGCACTCGCACCGGCACGGCGCCGGCGTGCCCGGCACGGACTGGGTGCTGCGGGCGCAGGCCGTGCTGGGCGACGACGAGACGGCGCGGCAGCTCGGAGAACTGGTCTCCCGTCGGGACGAGCGGGCGGGCCTCGCGATCGACGCCCTCGCGGAACTGGGCTCGGACGCCGCAGTCGAGCAGCTCCGGCGCATCGTCGACACGACACGGTCCGTCGTGATCCGATCCCGTGCCCGCGACCAGCTCGTCGCACTCGCCGCCCGACGGGGCATGACCGTCGACCAGGCGTTGGAGAGCATCACGCCGGATCTCGGCTTCGCTCCAGGCGGGGTCCGGCCGGTCGAGGCTGCGGGGCGTCGAGTCACCGTGGTCGTGGAGCAGGGCCTCGTGCCCGCCGTCATCGACGACCGGACCGAGCCCGCCGGGCAGTGCGACTTCGGAGCCGAGATCGGCAGGTCGCCCGCCCCGGCCTCGGTGGACGGCGCCGCAGGCTCGAGTGGCCGACCGGTCGGCAGGCGGGTCTCGCCCGGCGGGGACGACAGTACTGAGCACGGCGGCGGGGCGTCTGCTGCCAGAGGTGCCGCCGAGCCTCCCTGGCTCGCCGCACTGGCGGATCGACTCGCGCAGGTGGCTGAGGAGAGCGCCGTGCTGTTGGAGCGCGCGCTGCGTCACGGCAGGACGTGGAGCAGCGCCGAGTTCCGACGGCGCTGGGTAGAGCACCCGCTGCTGGGCAGGTTGGCGCAGGGTCTGGTCTGGACGGCGCAGGAACCCGGTCGTTCGGCCCCGGCGGCGTTCCGCATCGCCGAGGACGGTTCGTTCGCCGACGTGAACGACGACACCGTCACGCCTGCGCCCTCGGCGCTCATCGAACTGCCGCATCCGCTGCGGCTGGGCTCGGATCTGCACCGCTGGTCGGCGCTGTTCGCCGACTACGAGATCATTCAGCCGATCCCACAGCTGGGCAGGGCGTCGTACCTCACACGTCCGGATGATCCAACCGCCGACCCGCTGCCCGCCGCGGGCGGAACCGTCACCGAGGCCGCCCTGCGTCGGCTGCTCGCGCTGAGCTGGCGTCAGGGCGCTCGCGATCAGCAGGACCGCGCCGCAACAATCTTCCATCCGATCTCCGCTGCTCACGCCGTGGTCGTCGAGGTGAGCCCCGGCTTCCTGGCGGAGAACGGCTCGTCCCGATATCGACTGCGGGACATCCGGATCGCAGGCCCCGTCGACGACCCCTGGCGGACGGTGGCGACGACGACGATCGGCGAGCCTGCCGACGAAGCCTGGTCGATCGCCCGGGACGACCTGCTGTGGCTGACGGAGGGGGCGACTCGATGA
- the rimM gene encoding ribosome maturation factor RimM (Essential for efficient processing of 16S rRNA), whose product MTPQVTRDRRPDGGSADSLLVGRVSRPHGVRGELVVDVRTDSPRERFAVDGTVEARLRDGSSRQLTVTAARPHGERLLLSVTGVSDREGAERLRGALLTVSKSSLPPTEDPDEYYDHQLEGLAAVLPDGSPLGTVREVLHGAGGDLLAVRLSDGEEALIPFVKEIVPTVDVAGGRLVVDPPPGLVDDQFEE is encoded by the coding sequence TTGACGCCGCAGGTGACCCGCGACCGACGTCCGGACGGCGGATCTGCCGACTCCCTGTTGGTGGGGCGAGTGAGCAGGCCGCACGGCGTTCGGGGCGAACTGGTCGTCGACGTGCGGACGGACTCCCCTCGGGAGCGGTTCGCAGTCGACGGCACCGTCGAGGCACGACTGCGGGACGGCAGTTCCCGGCAGCTCACCGTGACGGCCGCCAGGCCGCACGGCGAGCGGCTGCTGCTGAGCGTGACGGGTGTCTCGGACCGGGAGGGTGCGGAGCGTCTGCGCGGCGCTCTGCTGACGGTGTCGAAGTCGTCGTTGCCTCCCACCGAGGACCCCGACGAGTACTACGACCACCAGCTGGAGGGGCTCGCCGCCGTGCTGCCCGACGGCTCGCCGCTCGGCACGGTCCGCGAGGTGCTGCATGGAGCGGGCGGAGACCTGCTCGCCGTGCGTCTCTCGGACGGCGAAGAGGCATTGATCCCCTTCGTCAAGGAAATCGTGCCGACGGTCGACGTCGCGGGAGGTCGGCTCGTCGTCGATCCGCCGCCCGGCCTGGTGGACGACCAGTTCGAGGAGTGA
- a CDS encoding RNA-binding protein: MSVLADALEHLVRGIVTNPDDVRVQLITSRRGRTLEVHVHPDDLGKVIGRSGRTATALRTVMAGIGGRGVRVDVVDTDR; encoded by the coding sequence GTGAGCGTCCTCGCTGACGCCCTGGAACACCTGGTCCGAGGGATCGTGACCAACCCGGACGATGTCCGAGTCCAGCTGATCACCTCCCGGCGGGGGCGCACCCTTGAGGTGCACGTACACCCCGACGACCTGGGCAAGGTCATCGGCCGCAGTGGGCGTACGGCCACTGCGCTGCGCACCGTGATGGCCGGTATCGGCGGTCGCGGTGTGCGGGTGGACGTGGTCGACACCGACCGTTGA
- the rpsP gene encoding 30S ribosomal protein S16 has protein sequence MAVKIKLMRLGKIRAPYYRIVVADSRTRRNGKAIETIGKYHPTEEPSFIEVDGDRAQYWLGVGAQPTEPVQRLLELTGDWQRFKGLPVPEGVLKVKEPKADKQALFAAALAAAGEEPMADATTPKKKAAKKADEPKAEAEGGEKTADGQA, from the coding sequence GTGGCCGTCAAGATCAAGCTGATGCGGCTTGGCAAGATCCGTGCGCCGTACTACCGGATCGTCGTCGCCGACTCGCGCACCCGCCGTAACGGCAAGGCGATCGAGACCATCGGCAAATACCACCCCACCGAGGAGCCCAGCTTCATCGAGGTCGACGGTGACCGCGCCCAGTACTGGCTCGGTGTCGGCGCGCAGCCGACCGAGCCCGTGCAGCGTCTGCTGGAGCTGACCGGCGACTGGCAGCGCTTCAAGGGCCTGCCCGTTCCCGAGGGTGTGCTGAAGGTCAAGGAGCCGAAGGCCGACAAGCAGGCGCTGTTCGCCGCCGCGCTCGCAGCGGCGGGCGAGGAGCCTATGGCCGACGCGACGACGCCGAAGAAGAAGGCCGCCAAGAAGGCCGATGAGCCCAAGGCCGAGGCCGAGGGCGGCGAGAAGACCGCGGACGGCCAGGCGTGA
- a CDS encoding amidohydrolase family protein, translating into MTQASPALHLTGVTLPDGVTRDLWVSAGRISVDPVPDARPLPGGWLVPGLVDAHCHIGIDPTGPVPVAEAARQAEIERDAGVLLVRDCGVPVDTRPLQARDDLPRIIRSGRHLARRRRYLRDLGLELDDPAELPAAVAAQAAEGDGWVKLVGDWIDREAGDLAPLWPDDVLAEAVAVAHRAGARVNAHVFGEDALPGLLAAGVDCIEHGTGLTDDTIDQMARQGTALVPTLINTAEFLTIADSAGRFPRYAAHMRALHARRLSTVAAAAEAGVPVFAGTDAGSSAGEGIGHGRIADEVIALAEAGLSREQALGAASWAARDWLGFPGLVDGASADLVVYDEDPRTDLAVLRSPRDIVLRGVVHPGGGRFKTSTRRPSRD; encoded by the coding sequence GTGACGCAGGCGTCGCCCGCCCTGCATCTCACCGGCGTCACCCTGCCCGACGGGGTCACCCGCGACCTGTGGGTCTCGGCGGGCCGCATCAGCGTCGACCCGGTCCCGGACGCTCGGCCGCTCCCCGGCGGTTGGCTGGTTCCCGGCCTGGTCGACGCGCACTGCCATATCGGGATCGATCCGACCGGCCCGGTCCCGGTGGCGGAGGCCGCTCGGCAGGCCGAGATCGAACGCGACGCCGGCGTCCTGCTGGTCCGCGACTGCGGTGTTCCGGTGGACACCCGGCCGCTACAGGCCCGGGACGACCTCCCGCGCATCATCCGGTCCGGCAGGCATCTGGCCAGGCGCAGGCGCTACCTGCGTGACCTCGGCCTGGAACTCGACGACCCGGCAGAGCTGCCTGCCGCCGTCGCGGCGCAGGCCGCCGAGGGCGACGGCTGGGTCAAACTCGTCGGCGACTGGATCGACCGGGAGGCAGGCGACCTGGCACCGCTGTGGCCCGACGACGTCCTTGCCGAGGCCGTCGCGGTCGCCCATCGGGCGGGGGCCCGCGTCAACGCCCACGTCTTCGGGGAGGACGCGCTGCCCGGTCTCCTCGCGGCAGGCGTCGACTGCATCGAGCACGGCACCGGACTCACCGACGACACCATCGACCAGATGGCTCGGCAGGGCACCGCCCTGGTGCCGACTCTGATCAACACCGCCGAATTCCTCACGATCGCCGACTCGGCAGGCCGGTTCCCGCGCTATGCGGCGCACATGCGTGCGCTGCACGCACGCAGGCTGTCGACTGTCGCGGCGGCGGCCGAGGCGGGCGTGCCCGTCTTCGCCGGGACCGACGCGGGCAGCTCGGCGGGCGAGGGCATCGGGCACGGGCGGATCGCCGACGAGGTGATCGCGTTGGCGGAGGCAGGCCTTTCCCGTGAACAGGCCCTCGGCGCGGCGAGCTGGGCGGCGCGCGACTGGCTCGGCTTCCCCGGGCTCGTCGACGGCGCGTCCGCCGATCTGGTCGTCTACGACGAGGATCCGAGGACCGATCTCGCGGTGCTGCGCTCGCCGAGGGACATCGTGTTACGCGGCGTGGTCCATCCGGGCGGCGGACGCTTCAAGACATCGACCCGGCGACCGAGCCGGGACTGA